Below is a genomic region from Telmatobacter sp. DSM 110680.
GTCGCGTCCGCATAGGTGCTGTTTACCACGTCGACGGAGTGACCATCGTAGGCGTATTGGATATGCAGCGGCTCGCAGGCTTTCTTCGTTCCGAAGTATCCGCCGCCCGTGTCGAGGTAGTAGTCATAGAGATGCCAGATCATCGACGGCCACGCATTGTTCAGCATCCATTGGATGACGCCGGTCGAGGTGTACTTGTTTCTGCTATAAGCCTCGAACATCGCGCGCTCCGAGTCATATTCCATGGTCTGCGCCATGCGTTCGTAGTCGGCTGCGGAATTTGGCTTGGCGTAGATGGCCTCCATAGCCGAGTCGAAGACTTTCAGGTTCAGAAATTCTCCTCCTCCGTTGTGAAGGCTCCACGTGCCCGACGGCGGCCATGCTTCGGGATCGGGGAGAAAGAGCTTACGACTTGCCAACGACGGGATAGCGGGTCCTGGGCTGGTCTCAGTGTTGTACCCCATAGCGCCGCCGTAACGTGTTCCGAAGTACCAATAGCTCGGTGCGACGTAGTCATAAGGCCCCGTCATCTTTACACCACTTTCGCCAGTCACCGTGGTCGGAGTTCCGGTAGCCGAAGAGAGAATCGGGTTCGGCCAGTGCGTTTCGGATTCAACTTTGAGATAGGCGCTCTCTACGTCCGCGGGCGGCGGATTATCGCTGCCATTGAGCCAGACCAGCAGGCTGGCATGGTGACGCAGCCGCAGCATTTGTGATCGCAATGATGCGGTTGCGATGGTCAGGTCTTCCGGCTTCCAATCCTTCCAGTGCTCCCAGTGATCGCAGCAGCACCATCCAAGCATCACGAAGATGCCACGCTCATCGGCGAGGCGGAAGAAGTCGTCTGTCTCAAGCTTTCCCTCAAGACGAATCGTGTTGAGATTCATGTCTTGTACAAGCTGAAACTGATCGCGAAGGCGCTTGTCATCAGTGCGCAGCAGCATGTCCTGTGACCAGCCCGCACCACGAATGAGAATTGGCTTGCCATTTATTCGGAAGAGCCGCTCACCGCCAGGCGTGAGTTCTGATGTGACTTCGCGAATGCCAAAGCTGGCCGTTTGCTCGTCTGTGACATGGCCCTGACTGCCGAAGCTAACAGTGATCTGCTCAAGGTGCGGCTCGCCCATCTGCCGAGGCCACCAAAGTTTTGGATTCTGCAGGCGGAGAGCAGGGAACTGTTCCGGGCTGAAGGCTACGGTTTGATCTTCGTGCGCTGCCAACTCGACGGTCTTCTCGAAGTGCGCGCCTGCCGCGGTTCCGCTGATGAGTCCTTTAATGGGAGAGGCTGTTGCATTGTGCAACTCCGCATAGACGATGAGATCTGCCTTGCTCAACGAGCCGTTTGTAAAGTGCGTGACCACAAGCGGCGACCGAACGGTGACGGGGCCAGTCTCGACAATGTCCACCGTTCCCCAAAGGCCCATATCTTTATCGGGTGGGCACGGGTTCCAATCAACCCAGTTAATACCGAGATCCTTCTCAGTTGGCGCGCTGGTCTTGACGGCAATGACGTTTGATTTTTCGGGAGTAATGGCATCCGTGACATCGAAGTCATAGGTCCGATAGGCTCCAGCTACTGACGAGGAATCGGCGATCTTGTGGCCGTTGATCCAGACTTCGCCGCGATAGTTGATGCCGCCAAAGTGTAGCCAGAGACGATTGCCTTTTGCAGATAGCGCCGGAGCCGCGAACTCTTTGCGATACCACCACGCGCAGGCGTACGGACTGCTCGCATCCATCGGGAGATTCGCGAAGTTATGTCCAATGGGATAGCTGGTGCCGGGGATTTTGCGAAGATTGTCTCCGAAGTACGGATCCGGGAAAATACCTGCGTTGACTTGCGCTGCAAGTACTGTGCTCGGCACCGAAGTCTTCATCCAGCCATCGGTCGAATACTGCGTCGTCGAGATCGCTTCTCCCGCGGCTGTAGCTTTGCATGCCGACTGCAGTTGCCAGTCATCATGCAGCGGAGTTGTTTTCTCCGCAATCAACGGCGCAGACACAAAGCAGAAAACCAAAAAGGCGAAGGATATTGGGTTCATAGGCACCTTTGTGCTTCAACAACAAGACATGTTCGGAACTTCGCTGAGTTAAGTTCAATCGTTTGAATTGCGAATATCTCCCGCGAACGTTAGATTGTCAAGCGCGATTTTGGCGGACCGCTGCGGCGCGACGCCGGCATTCTGGGCGCGGTCGACGTACGCACTACAAGCTCCGGCGGAGCT
It encodes:
- a CDS encoding sugar-binding domain-containing protein encodes the protein MNPISFAFLVFCFVSAPLIAEKTTPLHDDWQLQSACKATAAGEAISTTQYSTDGWMKTSVPSTVLAAQVNAGIFPDPYFGDNLRKIPGTSYPIGHNFANLPMDASSPYACAWWYRKEFAAPALSAKGNRLWLHFGGINYRGEVWINGHKIADSSSVAGAYRTYDFDVTDAITPEKSNVIAVKTSAPTEKDLGINWVDWNPCPPDKDMGLWGTVDIVETGPVTVRSPLVVTHFTNGSLSKADLIVYAELHNATASPIKGLISGTAAGAHFEKTVELAAHEDQTVAFSPEQFPALRLQNPKLWWPRQMGEPHLEQITVSFGSQGHVTDEQTASFGIREVTSELTPGGERLFRINGKPILIRGAGWSQDMLLRTDDKRLRDQFQLVQDMNLNTIRLEGKLETDDFFRLADERGIFVMLGWCCCDHWEHWKDWKPEDLTIATASLRSQMLRLRHHASLLVWLNGSDNPPPADVESAYLKVESETHWPNPILSSATGTPTTVTGESGVKMTGPYDYVAPSYWYFGTRYGGAMGYNTETSPGPAIPSLASRKLFLPDPEAWPPSGTWSLHNGGGEFLNLKVFDSAMEAIYAKPNSAADYERMAQTMEYDSERAMFEAYSRNKYTSTGVIQWMLNNAWPSMIWHLYDYYLDTGGGYFGTKKACEPLHIQYAYDGHSVDVVNSTYADATNLRASAHVYGLAWNELYSAQSDVDSNADSAQRVFTIPSSLFAGAERLFFIDLSLADPTGHVVSHNFYWVPGTLTSFDWENTDYTHTPAARHEDLTALAHLPAAQIEAHAEIENTVHGTQVHVHLSNHSKALAFQLRASVRTTTGGLIAPVLWSDNWIELTPGESTTLTAQLPEGQSETPAVQLDGWNVAPIVLTPTTAVVAH